From a single Centropristis striata isolate RG_2023a ecotype Rhode Island chromosome 14, C.striata_1.0, whole genome shotgun sequence genomic region:
- the LOC131984941 gene encoding tRNA selenocysteine 1-associated protein 1-like isoform X4 codes for MSTLWMGNLEAYMDEKFITRAFSTMGEQVINVRIIRNKMTGGALGYCFVEMTDEATAERCLRKINGKALPGANPPTRFKLNRATFGKQDSGQMYSLFVGDLTPEVDDGMLYEFFYNRYPSCRGGKVVLDSMGNSKGCGFVQFPDERLQKRALEECQGAVGLGGKPLRLSLAANKNRQQQQSEHRSWQSNSTYRPNYDQYNQYQQQAYPGYYSQWGYDQTGAGYGYSYPQYDYTQYPPPQESEPVQDDGLEDPSPELDVMEANRKFMELSEELYDALIDCHWQPADFTTEQDDMASSLPEPIYC; via the exons ATGAGCACGCTATGGATGGGGAAC CTGGAGGCCTACATGGATGAGAAGTTTATCACCAGAGCCTTTTCCACCATGGGAGAGCAGGTGATTAATGTACGGATCATACGCAACAAGATGACAGG GGGTGCTCTGGGTTACTGTTTCGTGGAGATGACAGATGAAGCAACAGCTGAGAGATGTCTCCGCAAAATCAATGGAAAAGCCTTACCAGGAGCCAACCCG CCCACAAGATTCAAGTTAAACCGAGCCACCTTTGGGAAACAAGACAGTGG TCAGATGTATTCTCTGTTTGTGGGAGATCTAACTCCTGAGGTGGACGATGGGATGCTTTATGAGTTCTTTTACAACCGCTACCCTTCCTGTCGTGGTGGAAAAGTGGTGCTGGATAGCATGGGCAACTCCAA GGGCTGTGGCTTTGTTCAGTTCCCAGACGAACGGCTCCAAAAGCGAGCGTTAGAGGAGTGTCAGGGTGCTGTGGGACTGGGTGGGAAACCTCTGAGACTGAGCCTGGCTGCCAACAA GAACAGGCAGCAACAGCAGTCAGAGCACAGATCGTGGCAGTCCAACTCGACATACAGACCAAACTATGACCAGTACAACCAGTACCAGCAGCAGGCCTACCCAGGGTATTACTCCCAATGGGGCTACGACCAGACGGGAGCAGGCTATGGCTACAGCTACCCACAGTACGACTACACACAGTATCCCCCACCACAG gaGAGTGAACCTGTTCAGGACGACGGACTTGAAG ATCCCAGTCCAGAGCTGGATGTGATGGAGGCCAACAGGAAGTTCATGGAGCTGAGTGAGGAACTGTACGACGCTCTGATCGATTGTCACTGGCAGCCGGCAGACTTCACTACAGAACAGGACGACATGGCATCCAGCCTGCCAGAGCCAATTTACTGCTGA
- the LOC131984941 gene encoding tRNA selenocysteine 1-associated protein 1-like isoform X3 — MSTLWMGNLEAYMDEKFITRAFSTMGEQVINVRIIRNKMTGGALGYCFVEMTDEATAERCLRKINGKALPGANPPTRFKLNRATFGKQDSGQMYSLFVGDLTPEVDDGMLYEFFYNRYPSCRGGKVVLDSMGNSKGCGFVQFPDERLQKRALEECQGAVGLGGKPLRLSLAANNLRNRQQQQSEHRSWQSNSTYRPNYDQYNQYQQQAYPGYYSQWGYDQTGAGYGYSYPQYDYTQYPPPQESEPVQDDGLEDPSPELDVMEANRKFMELSEELYDALIDCHWQPADFTTEQDDMASSLPEPIYC, encoded by the exons ATGAGCACGCTATGGATGGGGAAC CTGGAGGCCTACATGGATGAGAAGTTTATCACCAGAGCCTTTTCCACCATGGGAGAGCAGGTGATTAATGTACGGATCATACGCAACAAGATGACAGG GGGTGCTCTGGGTTACTGTTTCGTGGAGATGACAGATGAAGCAACAGCTGAGAGATGTCTCCGCAAAATCAATGGAAAAGCCTTACCAGGAGCCAACCCG CCCACAAGATTCAAGTTAAACCGAGCCACCTTTGGGAAACAAGACAGTGG TCAGATGTATTCTCTGTTTGTGGGAGATCTAACTCCTGAGGTGGACGATGGGATGCTTTATGAGTTCTTTTACAACCGCTACCCTTCCTGTCGTGGTGGAAAAGTGGTGCTGGATAGCATGGGCAACTCCAA GGGCTGTGGCTTTGTTCAGTTCCCAGACGAACGGCTCCAAAAGCGAGCGTTAGAGGAGTGTCAGGGTGCTGTGGGACTGGGTGGGAAACCTCTGAGACTGAGCCTGGCTGCCAACAA TTTAAGGAACAGGCAGCAACAGCAGTCAGAGCACAGATCGTGGCAGTCCAACTCGACATACAGACCAAACTATGACCAGTACAACCAGTACCAGCAGCAGGCCTACCCAGGGTATTACTCCCAATGGGGCTACGACCAGACGGGAGCAGGCTATGGCTACAGCTACCCACAGTACGACTACACACAGTATCCCCCACCACAG gaGAGTGAACCTGTTCAGGACGACGGACTTGAAG ATCCCAGTCCAGAGCTGGATGTGATGGAGGCCAACAGGAAGTTCATGGAGCTGAGTGAGGAACTGTACGACGCTCTGATCGATTGTCACTGGCAGCCGGCAGACTTCACTACAGAACAGGACGACATGGCATCCAGCCTGCCAGAGCCAATTTACTGCTGA
- the LOC131984941 gene encoding tRNA selenocysteine 1-associated protein 1-like isoform X2: protein MSTLWMGNLEAYMDEKFITRAFSTMGEQVINVRIIRNKMTGVSSPRGALGYCFVEMTDEATAERCLRKINGKALPGANPPTRFKLNRATFGKQDSGQMYSLFVGDLTPEVDDGMLYEFFYNRYPSCRGGKVVLDSMGNSKGCGFVQFPDERLQKRALEECQGAVGLGGKPLRLSLAANKNRQQQQSEHRSWQSNSTYRPNYDQYNQYQQQAYPGYYSQWGYDQTGAGYGYSYPQYDYTQYPPPQESEPVQDDGLEDPSPELDVMEANRKFMELSEELYDALIDCHWQPADFTTEQDDMASSLPEPIYC from the exons ATGAGCACGCTATGGATGGGGAAC CTGGAGGCCTACATGGATGAGAAGTTTATCACCAGAGCCTTTTCCACCATGGGAGAGCAGGTGATTAATGTACGGATCATACGCAACAAGATGACAGG TGTGTCATCACCCAGGGGTGCTCTGGGTTACTGTTTCGTGGAGATGACAGATGAAGCAACAGCTGAGAGATGTCTCCGCAAAATCAATGGAAAAGCCTTACCAGGAGCCAACCCG CCCACAAGATTCAAGTTAAACCGAGCCACCTTTGGGAAACAAGACAGTGG TCAGATGTATTCTCTGTTTGTGGGAGATCTAACTCCTGAGGTGGACGATGGGATGCTTTATGAGTTCTTTTACAACCGCTACCCTTCCTGTCGTGGTGGAAAAGTGGTGCTGGATAGCATGGGCAACTCCAA GGGCTGTGGCTTTGTTCAGTTCCCAGACGAACGGCTCCAAAAGCGAGCGTTAGAGGAGTGTCAGGGTGCTGTGGGACTGGGTGGGAAACCTCTGAGACTGAGCCTGGCTGCCAACAA GAACAGGCAGCAACAGCAGTCAGAGCACAGATCGTGGCAGTCCAACTCGACATACAGACCAAACTATGACCAGTACAACCAGTACCAGCAGCAGGCCTACCCAGGGTATTACTCCCAATGGGGCTACGACCAGACGGGAGCAGGCTATGGCTACAGCTACCCACAGTACGACTACACACAGTATCCCCCACCACAG gaGAGTGAACCTGTTCAGGACGACGGACTTGAAG ATCCCAGTCCAGAGCTGGATGTGATGGAGGCCAACAGGAAGTTCATGGAGCTGAGTGAGGAACTGTACGACGCTCTGATCGATTGTCACTGGCAGCCGGCAGACTTCACTACAGAACAGGACGACATGGCATCCAGCCTGCCAGAGCCAATTTACTGCTGA
- the LOC131984941 gene encoding tRNA selenocysteine 1-associated protein 1-like isoform X1: MSTLWMGNLEAYMDEKFITRAFSTMGEQVINVRIIRNKMTGVSSPRGALGYCFVEMTDEATAERCLRKINGKALPGANPPTRFKLNRATFGKQDSGQMYSLFVGDLTPEVDDGMLYEFFYNRYPSCRGGKVVLDSMGNSKGCGFVQFPDERLQKRALEECQGAVGLGGKPLRLSLAANNLRNRQQQQSEHRSWQSNSTYRPNYDQYNQYQQQAYPGYYSQWGYDQTGAGYGYSYPQYDYTQYPPPQESEPVQDDGLEDPSPELDVMEANRKFMELSEELYDALIDCHWQPADFTTEQDDMASSLPEPIYC; this comes from the exons ATGAGCACGCTATGGATGGGGAAC CTGGAGGCCTACATGGATGAGAAGTTTATCACCAGAGCCTTTTCCACCATGGGAGAGCAGGTGATTAATGTACGGATCATACGCAACAAGATGACAGG TGTGTCATCACCCAGGGGTGCTCTGGGTTACTGTTTCGTGGAGATGACAGATGAAGCAACAGCTGAGAGATGTCTCCGCAAAATCAATGGAAAAGCCTTACCAGGAGCCAACCCG CCCACAAGATTCAAGTTAAACCGAGCCACCTTTGGGAAACAAGACAGTGG TCAGATGTATTCTCTGTTTGTGGGAGATCTAACTCCTGAGGTGGACGATGGGATGCTTTATGAGTTCTTTTACAACCGCTACCCTTCCTGTCGTGGTGGAAAAGTGGTGCTGGATAGCATGGGCAACTCCAA GGGCTGTGGCTTTGTTCAGTTCCCAGACGAACGGCTCCAAAAGCGAGCGTTAGAGGAGTGTCAGGGTGCTGTGGGACTGGGTGGGAAACCTCTGAGACTGAGCCTGGCTGCCAACAA TTTAAGGAACAGGCAGCAACAGCAGTCAGAGCACAGATCGTGGCAGTCCAACTCGACATACAGACCAAACTATGACCAGTACAACCAGTACCAGCAGCAGGCCTACCCAGGGTATTACTCCCAATGGGGCTACGACCAGACGGGAGCAGGCTATGGCTACAGCTACCCACAGTACGACTACACACAGTATCCCCCACCACAG gaGAGTGAACCTGTTCAGGACGACGGACTTGAAG ATCCCAGTCCAGAGCTGGATGTGATGGAGGCCAACAGGAAGTTCATGGAGCTGAGTGAGGAACTGTACGACGCTCTGATCGATTGTCACTGGCAGCCGGCAGACTTCACTACAGAACAGGACGACATGGCATCCAGCCTGCCAGAGCCAATTTACTGCTGA